A stretch of Flavobacteriales bacterium DNA encodes these proteins:
- a CDS encoding 6-carboxytetrahydropterin synthase: MRLSYITRRENFNAAHKLWHDEWSEEKNIEVFGKCANKNWHGHNYSLFVTVKGIPDPVTGFIVDLKALSVLIREEVIEHLDHRNLNLDVPFLQGIKPSTENLAIVIWDILKEPIQRLGGTLHGIKLVETENNSAEYYGE, translated from the coding sequence ATGAGACTTTCTTACATTACACGCAGAGAAAATTTTAATGCCGCACATAAATTGTGGCATGATGAATGGAGCGAGGAAAAAAACATTGAGGTTTTTGGTAAATGCGCTAATAAAAACTGGCATGGTCACAATTACAGCTTATTTGTAACCGTAAAAGGAATTCCCGATCCCGTAACCGGATTTATTGTCGACTTAAAAGCATTAAGTGTCTTAATCCGCGAAGAAGTAATAGAGCACCTGGATCACCGGAATTTGAATCTTGATGTTCCATTTTTACAAGGAATAAAACCCTCTACCGAGAATCTGGCCATTGTAATTTGGGATATTTTAAAAGAACCCATTCAACGTTTGGGTGGAACATTGCACGGAATTAAACTGGTAGAAACCGAAAACAACTCCGCTGAATATTACGGCGAATAA
- the aroA gene encoding 3-phosphoshikimate 1-carboxyvinyltransferase: MKKIHIRSRFDSIAAQVNLSGSKSESNRVLIISSLCDEAFSIRDISVSKDTTTLIDILTALRSSSAERELVFDVGAAGTVMRFVTALLSITPGHFLITGSERMKKRPIGILVDALRDLGAEIEYVNEAGFPPLRIHGKKLQGGHISMNPTVSSQFVSAVLMIAPHTQQGVTISFNGVPVSKPYLDMTTSIMKYFGAQVQWNENRLEVEQGKYTGKDFVIEADWSSASYWYSIAALSKKCDLFLGGLQEHSLQGDQVLTDLFLSLGVKTNFEEQGIRLTKQNDFQLPEYFEFDFSSCPDLAQTLACTCAALGIESKLTGLSTLNLKESRRIDALSEELKNFGIRTTVLGNSGIEIHRGNLFPPKNTVKTYADHRMAMAFAPLALVCKELVIEDPMVVEKSYPAFWNDLEHAGFETEVEIA; the protein is encoded by the coding sequence ATGAAAAAAATTCATATCCGTTCAAGGTTCGATAGCATAGCCGCGCAGGTAAATTTATCCGGTTCCAAGAGTGAAAGCAATCGTGTGCTTATTATTTCTTCACTCTGTGATGAAGCTTTTTCCATTCGCGATATTTCAGTTTCTAAAGATACCACCACACTCATTGATATTCTTACTGCACTTCGTTCCAGTTCTGCGGAGCGTGAATTGGTTTTTGATGTGGGTGCTGCAGGAACGGTAATGCGTTTTGTAACGGCATTGTTAAGCATTACGCCGGGTCATTTTTTAATCACTGGAAGTGAACGCATGAAAAAACGTCCGATAGGAATTCTGGTGGATGCACTTCGCGATTTAGGAGCAGAGATTGAATACGTCAACGAAGCGGGATTTCCTCCATTGCGGATTCATGGTAAAAAACTGCAGGGAGGACACATATCCATGAACCCTACAGTTAGCAGTCAGTTTGTTTCTGCCGTTCTCATGATTGCACCTCACACACAACAGGGCGTTACAATTTCATTTAACGGCGTTCCCGTTTCTAAACCTTACCTCGATATGACCACCAGCATCATGAAGTATTTCGGTGCTCAGGTGCAATGGAATGAAAACCGCCTTGAGGTGGAGCAGGGAAAATATACCGGGAAAGATTTTGTAATTGAGGCCGACTGGAGTTCTGCTTCTTATTGGTACAGCATTGCTGCTTTATCCAAAAAATGCGATTTGTTTTTAGGTGGATTACAAGAGCATAGTTTGCAGGGAGATCAGGTTCTGACTGATTTGTTTTTATCACTCGGTGTAAAAACGAATTTTGAAGAACAGGGAATCCGCTTAACAAAACAAAATGATTTCCAACTTCCGGAATATTTTGAATTCGATTTTTCTTCTTGTCCGGATCTTGCTCAAACCCTTGCGTGTACTTGTGCCGCTCTTGGAATTGAAAGTAAACTTACGGGATTATCCACCCTGAATTTGAAGGAAAGTCGCCGCATAGATGCCTTGTCGGAAGAATTGAAAAATTTTGGCATCCGAACAACCGTATTGGGGAATTCCGGAATTGAAATTCACCGTGGAAATTTATTTCCTCCAAAAAATACAGTAAAAACCTATGCCGACCACCGAATGGCAATGGCTTTTGCTCCTTTGGCATTGGTTTGTAAAGAGCTGGTTATTGAAGATCCAATGGTAGTGGAGAAGTCGTACCCCGCTTTTTGGAATGATCTTGAACATGCCGGATTTGAAACTGAAGTTGAAATAGCTTAA
- the fabD gene encoding ACP S-malonyltransferase, with protein sequence MKKAYVFPGQGSQFVGMGKDLYDNSPLAKDMFEKANSILGFRITDIMFSGTDEELKQTKVTQPAIFLHSVILAATLGDSFQPDMVAGHSLGEFSALVANKTLAFEDALVLVSKRAMAMQKACEAVPSTMAAVLGLEDSKVEEICAATEGVVVAANYNCPGQLVISGSVEAVNRACEALKAAGAKRALVLPVGGAFHSPLMEPARIELEAAINSTHFNTPVCPVYQNVTASAVNNAEEIKKNLVAQLTAPVAWTQSVKQMVADGATQFVEVGPGKVLQGLVKKIAPEAEAASA encoded by the coding sequence ATGAAAAAAGCATATGTTTTTCCCGGACAGGGATCTCAGTTTGTTGGAATGGGAAAAGATCTTTACGATAATTCTCCATTGGCAAAAGATATGTTTGAAAAAGCGAATTCCATTTTAGGATTCCGCATTACAGACATCATGTTTTCCGGTACAGATGAAGAGTTAAAGCAAACCAAAGTTACTCAACCCGCCATTTTTCTTCACTCGGTGATTTTGGCTGCCACATTAGGTGATTCATTTCAACCCGACATGGTAGCAGGACATTCACTCGGTGAATTTTCGGCTTTGGTTGCCAATAAAACCCTTGCTTTCGAAGATGCACTTGTGTTGGTTTCTAAACGTGCTATGGCCATGCAAAAAGCATGTGAAGCTGTTCCCTCTACCATGGCAGCAGTGCTTGGTTTAGAAGATTCGAAAGTGGAAGAAATTTGCGCAGCTACCGAAGGGGTTGTGGTTGCGGCGAATTATAATTGTCCCGGACAATTAGTTATTTCCGGTTCAGTGGAAGCTGTTAACCGTGCTTGTGAAGCTTTAAAAGCAGCAGGAGCAAAACGCGCCTTAGTGTTACCGGTTGGTGGAGCATTTCACTCGCCATTAATGGAACCTGCTCGTATTGAATTGGAAGCTGCCATTAATTCCACGCATTTTAATACACCTGTTTGTCCCGTATATCAAAACGTAACTGCTTCGGCTGTAAATAATGCAGAAGAGATTAAAAAGAACCTCGTTGCGCAATTAACTGCACCTGTGGCATGGACGCAATCCGTAAAGCAAATGGTGGCAGATGGAGCAACGCAGTTTGTGGAAGTTGGACCAGGAAAAGTGTTACAAGGTTTAGTTAAGAAAATTGCACCTGAAGCTGAAGCGGCAAGTGCATAA
- a CDS encoding T9SS type A sorting domain-containing protein — protein sequence MNYRIKIFLSLFVVVTLIVFSEQSASTKMKSGEMSIGSPDDESGWMAYEFDRHVDPHTGEIPSGIRKRELLFAETLPQNVSRSLSWNLIGPRDLGGRTRAVAYDVRNENIILAGGVTSGIWRSTDGGQSFTRVSDVSQLHSVTSIVQDKRAGHQDTWYAGTGEYYGIVSGTSFTSRMSGDGVFKSTDNGLTWTHLTSSSSGTPQTIYANGDMDFVWRMVTDPTASSDVVLAAVINGVFRSADGGQTWDPVLGFDSTVSYFSDYCDIIVTPSGVFYAALSSDGPDKGIYRSTDGINWTLLNAPLPGTYNRIAMAYNPQDENEVMFVSETPGTGLNDHSLFKYTYLSGNGSGAGGQWENRSLNLPNGSCTGFFDFDFGYFQTQGGYDMHIAWHPTNDSIIFLGGTSLYRSTTQFTTTDYSWIGGYQCNANRANYVYPNHHPDQHGLIFLSSDPNKAISFSDGGIHKSDDILADSVFWTSLNNGYVSSQFYTVSIEEGDAYNDFLVAGAQDNGVWFTNRNHIDSLWKWVYRGDGSYLGIPNGRDYYIFSIQQGKMGKMLMNDNGDTALSTRIDPTGAPSNYNFINAFTMDPFNPDRLYLVTRLKIWRNDSLSAIPVVGDIFNTISQGWTEITQSAISLSDGYITVSEISKAVPDRLYYGCSKNAVYRLDNASSASPVKTEITGANFPANSYVSSIGANPFDADELMVTFSNYSIPSIFHTSDGGSNWTDISGNLEQNPDGSGDGPAVYWATIYPTFPSPTYYVGTSVGLYSTTQLNGASTVWQMEGPSTIGKAVVNMMKTRTSDGKFVVATHGNGIYSAQLEPVFTSAPDISLNEFGFASYPNPFSEVTSLDLNLPQAGKLVVEVYDLSGRKVKTLYNGESPSGPKRLLWYRNTESGSAVGSGTYLIRCVSGERSIMKKVVVY from the coding sequence ATGAATTACCGGATTAAAATTTTCTTATCTCTTTTTGTAGTGGTTACACTGATTGTTTTTTCGGAACAATCTGCTTCCACGAAAATGAAAAGCGGTGAAATGAGTATTGGTTCTCCCGACGATGAATCGGGTTGGATGGCTTATGAATTCGATCGTCATGTTGACCCTCACACCGGTGAAATTCCATCCGGAATTCGTAAACGTGAATTATTATTTGCCGAAACTTTACCGCAAAATGTATCTCGCTCATTAAGCTGGAATCTGATTGGTCCACGTGATCTTGGTGGAAGAACACGCGCCGTAGCCTATGATGTGCGCAACGAAAATATCATTCTTGCCGGAGGTGTAACTTCCGGTATTTGGAGAAGTACGGATGGCGGACAATCCTTCACCCGCGTTTCTGATGTTTCCCAATTACATTCTGTAACTTCGATTGTTCAGGATAAACGTGCCGGTCACCAAGACACCTGGTACGCCGGTACTGGAGAATATTATGGCATTGTAAGCGGAACTAGTTTCACTTCACGCATGAGTGGCGATGGTGTATTTAAATCGACCGATAACGGATTAACCTGGACACATCTCACTTCTTCTTCTTCAGGAACTCCGCAAACCATTTATGCCAATGGCGATATGGATTTTGTGTGGCGAATGGTTACCGATCCCACTGCAAGCAGTGATGTGGTATTAGCTGCAGTTATCAATGGCGTTTTCAGAAGTGCAGATGGCGGACAAACCTGGGATCCTGTTCTGGGATTCGATTCAACCGTTAGTTATTTTTCTGATTATTGCGATATCATCGTTACACCATCAGGCGTGTTTTATGCCGCACTTTCCAGTGATGGTCCCGATAAAGGAATTTACCGCTCTACTGATGGTATCAACTGGACACTCTTAAACGCTCCTTTGCCGGGAACCTACAACCGGATTGCCATGGCTTATAATCCGCAAGATGAAAATGAAGTCATGTTCGTTTCCGAAACACCGGGTACAGGATTAAATGATCATTCATTGTTCAAGTACACCTACCTTTCCGGAAACGGAAGTGGTGCGGGCGGTCAATGGGAAAATCGCTCACTTAATTTACCCAATGGTTCCTGCACCGGATTTTTCGATTTCGATTTCGGTTATTTTCAAACGCAGGGTGGATACGATATGCATATTGCCTGGCATCCCACTAACGATAGCATTATTTTCTTAGGAGGAACCAGTTTATACCGCAGCACTACACAGTTTACCACTACAGATTACAGTTGGATTGGCGGTTACCAGTGTAATGCGAACCGTGCAAATTATGTTTATCCCAATCATCACCCGGATCAGCATGGTTTAATTTTCCTTTCTTCAGATCCCAATAAAGCCATTTCATTTTCCGATGGAGGAATTCATAAATCGGACGATATTCTTGCTGATTCTGTTTTTTGGACTTCCCTCAATAATGGATATGTCAGTTCGCAATTCTACACGGTTTCCATTGAGGAAGGAGATGCCTATAATGATTTTCTTGTAGCAGGTGCTCAGGATAACGGCGTTTGGTTTACCAATAGAAATCACATCGATTCACTTTGGAAATGGGTGTACCGTGGTGATGGATCCTATCTCGGTATTCCGAATGGAAGAGACTATTATATTTTTTCCATTCAGCAGGGAAAAATGGGTAAAATGTTAATGAACGACAATGGCGATACTGCATTGAGCACACGCATAGATCCAACAGGCGCGCCCTCGAATTATAATTTCATCAATGCCTTTACAATGGATCCGTTTAATCCGGATCGTTTGTACCTGGTAACCCGACTAAAAATCTGGAGAAACGATTCGCTATCTGCTATTCCTGTAGTTGGAGATATTTTTAATACGATATCACAGGGGTGGACTGAAATTACACAAAGTGCTATTTCACTTTCAGATGGATATATTACTGTTTCCGAAATCAGCAAGGCGGTTCCCGATCGTTTGTATTATGGTTGTTCTAAAAATGCGGTTTATCGTTTGGATAATGCAAGCTCCGCTTCGCCGGTGAAAACAGAAATTACAGGAGCAAATTTTCCTGCCAATTCATACGTGAGCAGCATTGGAGCAAATCCTTTTGATGCAGATGAGTTGATGGTGACCTTCTCCAATTATTCCATACCAAGTATTTTTCACACCAGTGATGGAGGAAGCAACTGGACCGATATCAGCGGAAACCTGGAACAAAATCCGGACGGATCAGGTGATGGTCCCGCCGTTTATTGGGCTACTATTTATCCGACCTTCCCTTCGCCAACTTATTACGTTGGTACCAGTGTAGGATTATATTCAACCACCCAATTAAACGGAGCTTCTACGGTTTGGCAAATGGAGGGACCAAGCACCATCGGAAAAGCGGTTGTCAATATGATGAAAACGCGTACCAGTGACGGGAAGTTTGTGGTGGCTACGCATGGTAACGGAATTTATTCTGCACAATTGGAACCCGTATTCACATCTGCACCTGATATTTCTTTAAATGAGTTTGGATTTGCATCTTATCCGAATCCATTTTCTGAAGTAACATCCTTAGATCTTAATCTTCCTCAAGCCGGTAAATTGGTGGTGGAAGTGTATGATTTAAGCGGACGGAAAGTGAAGACCTTGTACAATGGCGAGAGTCCTTCCGGTCCAAAACGTCTGTTGTGGTACCGGAATACGGAAAGTGGATCTGCTGTAGGAAGTGGAACCTATCTGATTCGTTGTGTTTCGGGCGAGCGAAGCATTATGAAAAAGGTGGTGGTGTATTAA
- a CDS encoding Bax inhibitor-1/YccA family protein: MSNDLFNSFNSGSSSTEYNKSTGFTGAIPKTFVANVFSYMLAALAITGVVAYAVGSNESLFASLFLTETGVSPLFWIVSLLPIGLVMLMSFAFNRLSAPVMLGVYILYSALMGLSLSSIFLIYTGGSIAMVFFITAGTFGAMAALGYTTNMDLTKMGSILTMALIGIVIASLVNLFMRSEGLDYLISILGVLVFTGLTAYDMQKIKQMGEQVGTGHELASKMAIMAGLTLYLDFINLFLFLLRLLGSRNE, translated from the coding sequence ATGAGCAACGATTTGTTCAATTCATTCAATTCTGGCAGTAGTTCAACCGAGTACAATAAATCTACCGGTTTTACAGGTGCCATTCCCAAAACCTTTGTGGCTAACGTGTTTTCTTACATGCTGGCTGCTCTTGCCATTACCGGTGTTGTTGCCTATGCAGTAGGGAGCAATGAAAGTCTTTTTGCAAGCTTGTTTTTAACGGAAACCGGAGTTTCTCCTTTATTCTGGATTGTTAGCTTATTACCAATTGGATTGGTGATGCTGATGAGCTTTGCATTTAACCGCCTTTCTGCACCTGTGATGCTGGGTGTTTACATTTTGTATTCGGCATTAATGGGCTTGTCATTAAGTTCAATTTTCCTGATTTACACCGGAGGTTCAATTGCCATGGTGTTCTTTATTACTGCAGGTACATTTGGTGCTATGGCTGCTTTAGGTTATACTACAAATATGGACCTCACTAAAATGGGATCTATTTTAACCATGGCATTAATCGGAATTGTAATTGCCAGTCTTGTAAATCTTTTCATGAGAAGTGAAGGATTGGATTACCTGATCAGCATTTTGGGAGTGCTTGTATTTACAGGACTCACTGCATACGATATGCAAAAAATCAAGCAAATGGGCGAGCAGGTAGGTACTGGTCACGAATTAGCCAGCAAAATGGCGATTATGGCCGGATTAACGCTTTATCTTGATTTCATCAACTTGTTTTTGTTCTTGCTTCGTTTATTAGGAAGCCGCAACGAATAA
- the folE gene encoding GTP cyclohydrolase I FolE gives MDGYEKIEQYNTASIGIISDAFSKIIPALGEDVQREGLQKTPERVAKALQFLTHGYDLNPREILQSAMFAEDYRQMVIVKDIEMYSMCEHHMLPFFGKAHVAYIPNGHIVGLSKIPRVVDAFARRLQVQERLTTEIRDCIQETLNPLGVAVVIEASHMCMQMRGIQKQNSVTTTSAFTGEFLKDTTRKEFISLIGSHLS, from the coding sequence ATGGACGGATATGAAAAGATTGAGCAATACAATACTGCCTCAATCGGGATCATATCCGACGCATTTTCCAAAATTATCCCTGCATTAGGCGAGGATGTCCAGCGCGAAGGCCTTCAAAAAACCCCTGAGCGAGTGGCTAAGGCCTTACAGTTTTTAACCCATGGTTATGATCTGAATCCCAGGGAAATCCTTCAATCCGCCATGTTTGCGGAAGATTACCGTCAAATGGTAATTGTGAAGGACATTGAAATGTATTCCATGTGTGAGCATCACATGTTGCCCTTTTTCGGCAAAGCGCATGTGGCTTATATTCCCAACGGACATATTGTCGGACTTTCCAAAATTCCGCGCGTTGTAGATGCCTTTGCACGGCGTTTGCAGGTACAAGAGAGACTGACCACAGAAATCCGCGATTGTATTCAGGAAACATTAAATCCTTTAGGCGTTGCGGTGGTTATTGAGGCCAGTCACATGTGTATGCAGATGCGGGGAATTCAAAAGCAAAATTCGGTAACCACCACCAGTGCTTTTACCGGTGAGTTTTTGAAGGACACCACACGAAAGGAGTTTATTTCCTTAATTGGTTCGCATTTAAGTTGA